A single window of Pectobacterium parmentieri DNA harbors:
- the yfcG gene encoding GSH-dependent disulfide bond oxidoreductase — protein MIDLYYAPTPNGHKITLFLEEANLPYQLHRVNISKGEQFKPEFLAISPNNKIPAIVDTQPSEGDTPISLFESGAILLYLAEKHDVLLGSSLRERTATLQWLFWQVAGFGPMLGQNHHFNHYAPQPVPYAIDRYQQETQRLYRVLDKHLQDSPWLAGEHYSIADIATYPWVVSYARQRIDLDDYPAVKAWYTRIRERPATQRAYQRAEQ, from the coding sequence GATTGACCTGTATTACGCACCAACCCCTAACGGGCACAAGATCACCCTGTTTTTGGAAGAAGCTAATCTCCCCTACCAACTCCACCGCGTGAATATCAGCAAAGGCGAACAGTTCAAGCCGGAGTTTTTAGCTATCTCGCCTAACAACAAAATTCCTGCGATTGTCGACACGCAACCATCTGAAGGCGACACGCCAATCAGCCTCTTTGAATCCGGTGCGATCCTGCTCTATCTGGCGGAAAAACACGACGTGCTCTTGGGTTCATCATTACGTGAACGCACGGCCACACTACAGTGGCTGTTCTGGCAGGTCGCTGGTTTCGGACCGATGCTGGGGCAGAATCATCATTTTAACCACTATGCACCTCAGCCGGTGCCTTATGCCATTGATCGCTATCAGCAAGAAACGCAGCGCCTGTATCGCGTGCTGGATAAACATCTGCAAGACAGCCCTTGGCTAGCGGGGGAACATTACAGTATTGCCGATATTGCGACCTACCCTTGGGTTGTTTCTTATGCGCGTCAGCGCATCGACCTTGATGATTACCCAGCGGTGAAGGCGTGGTATACCCGTATCAGAGAACGTCCGGCAACACAGCGAGCTTACCAGCGAGCAGAGCAGTAA
- the folX gene encoding dihydroneopterin triphosphate 2'-epimerase: MPHPPSDAIIRIKNLRLRTFIGIKDEEITNKQDVIINVVIHYPAEQARNSENIADALNYRTITKHIIRHVEDNRFALLEKLTQDVLNIASDHEWITYAEVEIDKPFALRYADSVSMTLHYHKTQNNIL; the protein is encoded by the coding sequence ATGCCACATCCCCCTTCCGACGCCATTATTCGTATAAAAAATCTGCGGCTACGCACCTTCATCGGCATTAAAGACGAAGAAATCACGAATAAGCAGGATGTAATCATCAACGTTGTGATTCACTACCCAGCAGAGCAGGCACGTAACAGCGAGAATATCGCTGATGCGTTGAACTACCGTACTATCACCAAACATATTATTCGCCACGTAGAAGATAACCGCTTCGCTTTGCTGGAAAAATTAACGCAGGATGTACTCAACATCGCCAGCGATCACGAATGGATAACCTATGCTGAAGTAGAAATAGATAAGCCGTTTGCCCTGCGATACGCCGACTCGGTTTCCATGACCCTGCATTATCACAAGACACAAAATAATATACTCTAA